Part of the Nicotiana sylvestris chromosome 5, ASM39365v2, whole genome shotgun sequence genome is shown below.
aacattaaaatcagagaagagatcttttgaaaaacttaaaggaaaaccttaATCGTCGGaaaatgaagagtcgttttgaaaaaaaaaaagttgaagaCCTTCGAGAAAAAACTTAAGAAATTCATAGCAAGCACAGATCTATGGTAGATCTAAAAAAatgaaagatcttaaagattagggtttcggaaaacccagaaaaggtgagaaagaccttgaaagacaccgatctaaccaggaaagtcaaggatctgccttgaaaggccatgaatggccggagaaaggtcatggatggccggagaaaggccatgaatagaagtcgagcaaggactggaccagatccctTCGAGGTCTGGATatgaaaccacagaaacaaacacccaggagtcATAGGAGACTGATATACATCTCCAATGGCCacgagaggccatggattaggcaggggttgagATAGATTAAGATGAAATTATATTGTGGAGGCTAGGGTTCCTGAggggtttcagagagagttgatagaagagggattcaagggcggcgtttgGTGAAGAATGAGGTAGGTTTAGGGGTCCTTTGGGTTGGATTCAAAAGGGTAGGTAGAGGAATTCGGGTTGGGtcgtttaattgggttaggggacCGATTTAAATGAAATTGGGCcggggaaattgggtttaatttggggtcgaatttaggctaaaattgaaatgtaattaggctattatttaaatagccaattttccccttttaaaattataaaaaatagtaaattaatttttggaaataaattgaaagcactaaaatgatttataatatatagttaacaatttaaaaatacggtacttaattttatttatataaaatataattgaaTCTTAAAAGAGCTAATAGTGCAATTATacgcaatttagcttaaaaatactaaataattttgtaaaaatatgaaaaaattaaattagctatattttaacataaatataaaagtccaacaaatgaattaccagaataataattttggaaataatttttgggttttttatggataaaaagagggaaataaattgatttgaaaacctttaaaattatgaaaaaataataaaacacttggatatgcttacatatgcatatatatgctattttgaaggtattttgcatattgaaaatatgtagggaaaaattggatatcaacagttgcccctctttacctgggaaggatgaaagagttgtcgggtaaagatgtgatgaccaattttgaccgagcgaaacggttcgaagaggtttgggccgcaccctggcttctgtAGTTCAGGATCCCTCGGCGGAGTATGCCAATgaagacttttcaagaacggacgcaatatctagggccgGGTGAGTGAAAGGTTTACAggaatggttaaggtttgatatggatgcgggaactggagcggggcCGATCCTACCGGGATGGCCGTTTCTCGCCAatttacctgcaattagaaacaatacaagcgtatattgcTCATAAATCTAAACGTAATGCAAAttctcgtcggaccatgaatgttgtcttcggacggttaggatgacgtccttaaaccatgacgtcctaggccatgaagcgtatgataaaggattcgcaggccatgaaatgatgctcttggGCTATGAGGATAGTGCCTCCGAACCTtggtgcctttgaataatgatatgcaaaagattgaaaaggattctcaggccatgacatggtgttctcgggctatgacgatggtgcctccgaacgattgtgcctccgaacgatggtgcctttggataatttggcgatctttcagcccatgagatgcagtatgaggcgatctttcagtctATGAGATGCAATAGCATGAtgtggacaagacagagcttagtcttgcgaattgaggggcagagcttagcccgtaagagaaatGAAATAAACGATGCTTGAAATAGTGCTTAGCtacgaagaaaattggaggcagagcttagcctcggaaggcagaatgataaccttatgcaaatatgcAAATGTGgagagaggtagagcttaacctcggaaggcagaatggcagccttatgcaagaatgcaaatagagacagcgtttagtctcggaaggtagaatagtagccttatgcaagttggaaggcagaatagtagccttatgtaatgcaaatgcagatggaggtagagcttaaccccagaaggcagaatggtagccttatgcaagaatgcagatggagacagcgtttagtctcggaaggcacaattgtagccttatgcaagttggaaggcagaatagtagccttatgcaatgcaaatgcagatagaggtagagcttaacctcagaaggcggaatggtagccttatgcatgaatgcagatggagacaatgtttagtctcggaaggcagaatggtagccttatgcaagttggaaggcagaatagtagccttatgcaatgcaaatgcagatggaggtagagcttaacctcggaaggcggaatggtagccttatgcaggaatgcagatggagacaacgtttagtctcggaaggcagaatggtagccttatgcaagttggaaggcagaatagtagccttatgcaatgcaaaagcAGATagaggtagaacttaacctcggaaggcagaatggtagccttatgcaggaatgcagatggagacatcgtttagtctcggaaggcagaatagtagccttatgcaagaaataaaatgacaaatggtagtagagctttcttagctgatagcagattgcggtgttgctatagacatggtatctatgtattaaaagctgattttggtcctataggcatggtatctaattgaacatgCAGTGAAGTAGGCATAAACCTGTGCTCGTTagaagcggcaggctcgattggtccaataacatccattccccaagcgacaAAAGgtcatggtgagcttgttgcattaagctcatttgtaggtacctttatcatgtttgcatgtatctgacaatgGTGGAATTTCCatacatactggatgcagttcgTCTCCAtattcatccaaaagtaaccagctcggagtaccttctttgctaagacaaaaccattcatatgtggatcgCAGGTCTCGACATGAATTTCCTccagtagcctggatgcttcctttgcgtcgacacatcttaatagtcccaaatcaggagtccttctatacaggattcctccgttgtgaaaaaAATTGTTGGAATATCTccaaagtgtgcgtttctgagtaggatttgcaatctctgggtactctccttttgccaaatattccttgatatcatgaaaccaaggctttccgtctgcttcttcttcaacatgggcataataagctggctgatcatggatctttattgGAATAGGATTAATGAAAATtttgtttggatgttgtatcatagatgacaaagtagccaatgcatcggcgaacacattctggattctgggaacatgttggaactccgacttcgtgaaccttttcctcagttCCTGTTCATGATGCAGatacaggagtatcttggagttcttggttgcccattcttctcgcacctgatgtataagtaggtctgaatctccaatcactagtaactcttgaatgttcatgttaatggccattttgagccctaggattCAAGCTTCATActtggccatattgttggtgcacgagaatctgagtttggcagacaccagataatgctgaccggtttctgatactaggactgctcctatgccaacacctttgaaatttgctgctccatcgaaaaacattctccaatagtcataggattttgcaatgtcctctcctatgaatgatacctcttcatcaggaaaatatgttttcaggggttcatattatccatccacgggattttcagcaaggtgatctgctagtgcctgtcccttgattgctttctgagttatgtagacaatgtcaaactcgctcaataggatttgccacttggccagcttgccagtgggcatgggcttctgaaagatatacctcaaaggatccatcctgatatgagatatgtagtataggcacagaagtaatgtctcagcttctgggccacccaagtcaaagcacaataggtgcgctctaatagagaatactgggcctcgtacgaggtgaacttcttactgaggtaataaatggcttgctccttccttcctgtttcatcatgctgccccagaacgcaaccgaaagctccatccaatattACAAGGTAGAGTAGTAAAGGTCTTTCTAGCTCGGGTGGGACTAAAACTGGCGGTGTTAACAGGTAtttcttgattctgtcgaaggccttctggcagtcatcggtccattccttctttaaattcttaaagatggctcacaaataactgtagattgtgctatgaaccagctgatatagttgagtctccctaagaaactcatcacatccttcttgttctttggcagtggtagttcttgaataaCTTTGACTTTCGACGGATCCAGCTCAATCCCTCggcatcacaataaacccaagcaatttcccagtaggaaccccaaatgcgcacttcgcggggttcagtttcaggttgtacctccgtaaTTTAtcgaaaaacttcctcaaatcttccatgtagtcagtggccttcttggacttgatgataacatcatctacatatacctctatctccttgtgtatcatatcatggaaaatggtagtcatggccctcatgtaggtggcccctacatcCTTTAGACCGAACAACAttatcttgtaatagtacattccccacggtttaatgaaagccgttttctcagcatcttctttatccacccagatctgatgataaccagcgaaggaATCTATAAAggactgcagctcatgcttggtgcaattgtcaattaggatgtgtatgttcggcaaagggaagccgtctttcggactggcccagttgagatccaggtagtcgacatagactctgaccttcccgtccttctttggtattggcacgatgttggctaaccatgttgggtattctactaccctgagaaccttagctttgacttgtttagtgacttcttccttgattctcaaactcatatcaggcttgaactttctaagtttTTGCTTTACGACGGACATTTCAGATCGGTTGGGAGTTTATGTGCCACAATGGACGTACTCAGatcagtcatgtcatcatacgaccaggcgaatatgtcctcacattcctttaaaaattctgtgtattctcTCTTTTCTGACGGCGATAGGtgaacgttgattcgtgtttccttggtattttctgcatctcccaggttaacaatttcggtctcgtccaggttggacttagttctattctcaaaattctcaacttctttgacaatctcgtcaggtatgtcatcctcctctgaatcaatgtccgtttgttgcattgtcttaTTGCATGTCACAagcattggttcatcaagataagtaatagtaatgttgtatatgtaaagtaatgagagaaaaataataatgagtgttgattcataagaaaagtcaaaatgctttaataaattgtataactgttttgaacattggagatcttattgcgggaattgaaaaatgcgaaaagaaaatcatttagtaaataaaatagtgaataatgcttgtttcagccttgctacctcgaggctcgtcgggctctggttgtcctgatggtccagttattgaggcgttcTCCTCTcttcacagcctgtatggaagggccttcctccccctcctcctcgagaacaacacaacattCCATGttattgtcttctaggaacaaattcttcaCCGCTGCAAGTGTTTCTTATTCCATGAACAATGTTGgcctgttggaaagtctgctccagacgCGGTATGGGCTGTTCTAggggatagtaaggaccgcgccatggtggcgacaagttgttgaattcttcccaagtaTAGTCATATCCCAAACTGAAGGTAGTGCCATActtcttgagttttataggcttaacgattccttggaggttcttgccgagccccttgccaggtgtgtacccactccaattcattgtactctcgattttgttatcccaccatttgtctttatcAACAGtatttacccgttcaatgtggtggtaagtctctccacccagcttccttcttccttcgatcgCCGAAATAGTCtgacgactgtatatagggttgctaccattgccgtgaatgatcacttcctgatgattccattcgaattttacttcctaatgcagtgttgatgctacggccctagcagcatgaatccatggccgtcccaacaacaagttgtaagatgctgacACGTCTATCACCTGTAAATCGACATCAAACCATGTTGGCTCCATCTGCAGTCATaaaataatctcaccaatggtggaccttttagaaccatcgaaagctttcaaaTTAATTGCTCCATATTTTATCTTGTGtagtcccttacccaacttcttgagtgttaccagtggataaatgttgagactggaatcTCCATCGATTAGGAtcctggtgataaaatagtcttcGCATCGCACgatgatgtgcaatgccttgttgtgcccTAGCCCTTCaagtggcagctcgtcctcatgaaaggtgatcttatggctctccaacacttgtccCGCCATGTTAGTCATTTTCCCGCCAgcgatgttgcttggtacatatgcttcattcaacacctttagcagagcattcttgtgtgccttagaattttgtagcaaagcagggatggagatttgcgctggtgttttgttcaactggtcgatgaccgagtattccttggcctgtattttcctccaaatatGGTCTGGTCCTGTTTCAATGATGGGAGACcggttggaggcctgcttgctagACTCAACTAGATGTTCGGGGGTATAAACtttaccagttcttgtcataccatgTGCTGCAATGGTCTCTTcaaacctgaccttgccttttcTCCTCGCCTCGGCTGTATAATTCCAAAGTACAGCCTTTGTATGGattggtgtcatggtcgacattgccACTAAGATTAGCGTGGCTAACCTCACTCCGaatggagcatgtgccttgggtggtaaaactacaacctcaaatggtgcgggtgcatctgccggagacacgaattcaacctcaattagtGCTGGTGTCTATGCGGACGATgttgcttcaaattcaagtggtacatacaagttcacctcagcatcctcagacGGTTgtatctggactatgattggattgagagtaactatcggcttctttgggtcatcaccttctgcgatcaacccgattgatctctcgggatcccaatcatcctctatttcaatcatgtggatacctccactcttatggtctggcagggggttgttgcggacatttggagcgaGTTCCTTTGCCAAattaatcttgttatcaattaaagattgtatcttgtctttcaaggaatgacattcatcgatggtgtgccctttcatgccgaaGTGGTATACATATGATTTGTTTGGTTTAACCCACTGATAAAGGTTCTTAGGGGTTTAGCatggatgggggtgacataaccagcaactttgagtcttccgtacaactggtcaatgggttcagctatggctgtatattgttttggaggtctgcggtcaaaattaggtcggggtctaaggaagttttggcgtgcatgaggtgattgatagtgggatggttgagcattgtaagtttggtagacatgatcaggttgggagtatctgggtgaggtaggttgatatgtgggaggtggaggcgattgataagtaggtggtggagcttggtatgagggtgaatgtgcttggtaatttggggttggctgatatatgagtggaggtgttgggtaagtttggtatttgaagggagatttggtcatttatgcaaccatcacggcccctacatcccttttcttggacacgccaccggactgtaaggccttatttatatcttgcaaggcctcaaagtttgtaacattccgcttttgataccctcttcaattttttcacccagtttgataatgtcggagaatttgTGGTTCTCGATCATCATCAGtcattcataatactgcgggtcctgagcctggacaaagaatttgttcatctgttccttcTCTAAGGCAAGTCTGACCTTatcagcttcggacctccagcgattAGCATACTCAAGAAatgtttctgtaggcttcttctttagattctgaatatagaacacatccgatgcattttctgtgttaaacctgaacctcTCCATAAAGTTGGATGCCATGCCTAcctagcttgaccacttctttagatcttggctgatgtaccaagacaacgcatctcctttcaaactcgtcatgaacagcttcatgtggATTCTCTCGTGTTTCCCTACTccaacaagcttgtcacagtacgttctcaaatggacccttagatcccctgtaccatcaaacatttcgaacttcagatgtttgtacccctcgggcagttcgacatcgggctgtatgcaaagatcttcatagttcagcccctcgattcctttacttTCTTTAATGccctgaatccggctagtcaatttcttaagtttctCTGCCAGGCTTCTGATGAGCAGGTCTTTTCATCAGACTCGgatgtgcttgagataggttgggtggcgtgtggcatggtctccacgtagataggggtgttatggtgggtgtgaaagtgggtgtcaggggtattttggggttCTGGCATGAGTAGCGGAgtattgtttggggtatggcaagtGTTGTATTGGGTCTTTGGTGGAGCAtatgatggtgaggagcgggatgattttgttgctttgggatgttttgtggcggtgtagggttttgagtattggggaaattgatatctatggtgctgagggaaaatgacaggcttgccagattccaaacctgctcgagctcttcttggaatttcgaCAACTTTTGTTCAAGCTGGGATACATTCTCCCGATGAACCTGAGTACTATGGCCATTAGTAGCCTCTACCTGTTTAGTTGGATTCTCCTTTCTGAAaaattgttcaaatcttccatctttcctttgttcttgtttttgacaagactaagaggaggagtgggtggagggcccctagatctcgtggaataggatgatgatgccagagtgcacgaactaaccttggggaagggaataataaaaacaaaaaaacaaagaataaaacaaaaaaggtaaccaagttagtgaggatcataaaaagtattgcaatatttaaacacataatgcGGGAATTTAAaacgcgtcctaatttggggacctctttgtgcccgaggtaggcctagcaacaaatttaTTTGGAAAACTTAGGACGCTAAAtgactcattttattgataaaaaatagacgaatcccaaattgacactaaataaaaaggaaataaaaagtcACTAACGGCTATTGGCCTTAATAcaatttataaagcgaaaagataaactcaTATCTACTTGGTCaaagaaggaccttccccagattcggcatccttggctccgtcgaacagcttccccaactcgcgaagtcccagcaacaggtatgctctggctaggtGTCCGCCTTCTGTACCTTCAACATTTTGACAATCTTCGAcccttttgagaaactttctttccaatttcactatgcctcgctccaagtatcctagtcgcttgttggcactgatatCCATGCCCTTCCATTCCTTAATCAGTTGGACTtttgtatctcgcggtgttcaCTTTTGTACTCCTGGATCCTTTtgtgcagttggttgtatttgacttgtgccttggccctttcatctataatcctgtgacctcgagcaaaccctggctagcccagaccatcatgattgtcttccaaccaactgGAGTAGAAAGGAGCGCAACCAGCATGATACCTATCTGactcgatggtatctctccccattatgatcttgcagtgccacatatgctaagCTTGGTacttgtaaggactatcatcattctAGAAGTcagccctgaaatgactcatctcgtcgaccctgggtataacctgcttcctaccagcttgtctcataactcggagagggacgtaaggaTATGTTCCCTCAGACCAATCAGTATCAGAAAAGGTGAATCTCtagatcgggcgatgaattcctcggTCGGAAACTACtcaaacatccattgaacctgttcttccgccagattatcaaatagctcgACCCATCCTTCAGCATCCTCTGATTGAGCAAACAtatcggggatgtaattcattcgctttggatgatggaaagcgatgtgatcatcccagtcccttcgctgaatttcttgtcTGTATTCGCCcatttggagatgctccatgagccagagttaaagtaataaattgcagccttcgaagtgctttgctccttgttgacacttctccaaggcttaGTATATGTCCGCAATGATCATAGGCACGATGTTGAATGGCTGCccaccaattccttccattaagTTCTTAGTTACCATAGCTTGCCTGGTATGAACTCTTGCTTTATTCATTGGAAACTCGATCTGACCCaagaaacaaaacatgaagacgaaaaccTTACGATGAATGTGCCCCAAGGATGTGATGGCGAATTCGTCAGGGTAGGTACgataggatttgctgtgaccatACCTTTCTTACAAGTAGTCTAAAtggatgtatgattccttcagacatgtcaattctgggttcttcttcaaacccatcattttgaggaaacccatGCCCTTACGGTTCTcaagcattaacaaacccggagtttccaaTACTAGATcggccaatcctcctatctcctctagcaagggtgtcattttaATGTCCCCAAAGCAGAATacagccctttcacaatcccaaaacagtgtggcaacttctatgatcttgttgttaggttggatctccagaagggatggtagatttcccagatattttcggacgagagtttgatcactagagtgaagatctttcCAGCATCTTAGCagccttgggtggatgttggtgaccatgctgaATCTAGGGACtccgtgcctcatatttctgtaaaacaaataaggttagacccttacccctaccagactcgactatttaataccaacaattagcatgaagcatttagttctccaaataaatacacAGAACATGGtaatgtccatttgggtttagggaaacctagtggactttggacaaggctatcttaaaggatcattatgtggacaacataactgacctagctaggtttgaccatgatgcatgcacaatttgaacagagtaTTGTTTCTATGgtgttttagactggtacccttgagcggacaactcaaggggaaggcacagaactgtcgactgcaccgctgatcgactagttttaccgcaaatatgcctttctgaatttagggggtaatgatataggaagagcgcaaccactcattataattgttgctatagtatttgattggaacgagtggagtatgatgttgagcatgattatgcaataattaaaacatgtttgcacgtatttgcacgttaagaaagtgataaatacaacagttttataatttaaagcaacaataaaggaaagaaacaagaagaTATGTCAGTCTTGcttttgaaaagaaattaaacgcttaaaggaattaaacaagtaattgcacataagggagggtacaaattcacaagaacaatctgaagtggtaaaagcctaagtCTCCCTtgtagagtcgccatgttgtcgcgccccctttttccctctttgcattggaaaattgggtttatgacattttgggtatgggacaactcattccttttgggaactaggtttgcatttgaagagtcttcacctaatgatttaaggagcGTTAGGACAcatatagggttcatttctaagtttgtttgataaccaaagataaggtaagggcttgaatttatcctaaggggaaggtgttaggcgcccctcaggatccactagtgtgattTTCGGCCAAACAGTtcttgtgaattttgtacaattaaaAGATAGACAAATATagactcaaatagtaggggatttaagtttgaacagataagagtttgaaaacaattaaaaggcgaattttgaaaatgagttatagttctacaaatacttgagaatataaaaggagggggggtcctaggtttatttataatatcgatcacatca
Proteins encoded:
- the LOC138891308 gene encoding uncharacterized protein, with amino-acid sequence MAINMNIQELLVIGDSDLLIHQVREEWATKNSKILLYLHHEQELRKRFTKSEFQHVPRIQNVFADALATLSSMIQHPNKIFINPIPIKIHDQPAYYAHVEEEADGKPWFHDIKEYLAKGEYPEIANPTQKRTLWRYSNNFFHNGGILYRRTPDLGLLRCVDAKEASRLLEEIHVETCDPHMNGFVLAKKVLRAGYFWMNMETNCIQYVWKFHHCQIHANMIKVPTNELNATSSP